The Vitis riparia cultivar Riparia Gloire de Montpellier isolate 1030 chromosome 3, EGFV_Vit.rip_1.0, whole genome shotgun sequence genome segment TTGTACCTTTCTAATTGCTTtgtttctctaaaaatattcaATCAGCTGGACAATTCAATTCACTTTCTGTGTCCCTTTTTACTGCTTGTACACCCTTCGATGGAGGGGCAGAGGTGTAAATGACCCAATTTGATCCAAGTATTTTATTCTTCTATCTTGGTTTGATTGGATTCAGGCTGAGCTTGAGGGGAGCTCAACTAGGGTGCTTTTAGTTATGGCAAACCAAGATTAAGAAGCAACTTTGCTGAAAATTAAGATTGATCCTTGGTGCCTTATTGTGGAACTGTCCTAAATGAGCTTCTTAATTTGAATTCTTCTAATTGGCTCAAGATAGTTGGGATGAGGTTGAGTATTTTGGTCAAGCACAGGGTTTTCCACATTACTATGGCACCCATAACGTTAAGTAGCTTCATAGTTGTGCAAATGATGCATAAACTTGCTGAGGAACCAGAATGTATGTGTACCCATTATTGTCAGAGCTAACATCTTGCTGAAGTAGGATTCCAGGTAATCTAGGATGCAACTAAATGATTTAAACTCAAATCATTGCCTTGCATTAACAATGAATGTATTCATACCCTTAGAGCAGGATTTTTTATCGATCTAGGGAGAAATAAATGCTTAACattcaaaaccatttttgtTGCTTCAACGGTTTAACTATGTAAGGTGTTCAGGTATTCAATGATATGATAGTATGTTGTTTTAGCATTTATTTCCATTCCTGTTTGTATAATTGAAATCACAATCACATTAAATACTTGTTCACTTTCTCATTTATTTAGGTCATCCTTGGATATGCGAGAATGGAGTTGCTCCAGACAGGTCATTAGATCCAGCTGTACTTTCTCGTCTCAAACAGTTCTCGGCAATGAATAAGTTGAAGAAAATGGCTTTACGGgtatgtaaatttttatttataaatagtGTAACAGAAAGCTGGCGCATAATCTTACcaatctttctttcattttttaatcagACAATGgctatataaattatttatgccCTTACTTTAAGGTCTTTTGTGATGGTTTTATGTTCTTTATGGGAATGGAGGAGTAAATTTGAGACATTTATGTGAATTAGATTCTTGATGTCAATTTGTAGGATTTGAGACAAAAAAAGTGAACTTTGTATGACTAGTTTCATGGTCAACTTCTTTATGTTATCAGGTAATAGCTGAAAGCCTATCAGAGGAGGAGATTGCTGGTTTGAGAGAGATGTTTAAAGCAATGGATACTGATAGCAGTGGTGCAATCACATTTGATGAGCTAAAAGCTGGTTTAAGAAGATATGGTTCTACCTTGAAAGAGTCAGAGATACGAGATCTTATGGATGCAGTAAGATGCTGTTACCAAGTggatattattttgttttggtttatgTGTCTCTTCccttctttaatttctttcttttttatttttatagatttctttctttatttattttttcttccttccctTTTCTTCCACTGAAGCTTTGTCTTTCCACTGCCTGATGTTGTTTCATTATAACTTGTGTTTGGTATTGCTTCATTCGAGATGTAGTTCATTTGCTTGCCTGTTTAGGGAGTTCATAAGCCATTTCATTGTTTTATCAGGAAGGAAATTTTGTGATGTTAAAAGAATATAGGCTCCTTTTGGTGTTTAGGTGAAATATATTCTggaaatgacattggaaattcTTCGTTGTCCTTATACTTGAAGCATTTTGATAGAAGAAGTTCTGCTTCATTAACATGATGCCAAGtggcttcttttttattttctgccTGCCATTTTTCATGGTTTGGACTGGATTTGCTAGTCATATTTAATCCCATGTTGTGCAATTCTTTGATAGATGCTAATATTTCATCGACATGATAACCAGCCTAATGTAACAGCGTGGACACAATTGTTTTCCATATAACAAGTAGAGCTTCAACTTTTTGATGAAGTTAATTCCTGGAGAGACCcccactttaaaatttttagaatccttttTTTTGGACCTTAGGAAGATATCAGTAGTTTTCAATGACACTTTCCTATTTGCATCATGAATTTAAGTCGAGATACTAAATAGAGATGTTATTTGGGCATATATTCatggaattttattttgtttctttatggTTGAATAGAGTGGTTCTGTTATGAGGGGCTTTGCGCAATGCTTTTCTTCCTCTTCAGTGTAGTGTAGCTGTAATCCTGCAACGAACCAATTTTCTTTTGACTTGAAAATCCCTGATTATGATTTGGGACACATCTACTTCTCTTTTATATTTCATTCCAAATCATGTCTCCCTAACCCATAGTTCAAGAGAACTAGatattattttgtttccttataGTTGAATAGAGTGGTTCTGTTATTAGGGGCTTTCTGCAAtgcttttcttctattttttttgctGTTAGCATATTGCACATCCTAGTTTGAACTGAAGAAACATATATAGGAAAAAGAGACAATTTTGAAATGGCATTAGGAAATAGAAGTAGGGattttttaagctaaaaaaatGTAGTCTAGTAACTTTTTGGTTGCAAACCTGACAGGAAATACATTTCTTGTTTGTGAGAATACTAATCCACACTCTCATTCAAAAAACCAGGAGCAGTTATCCTTTCTCTTACTTGTCAGTGTTGAAAACAAGAGAGCTATATAGGTCTACCAttgctaaaattatttttatcctttaGGATATAAGAAAGCCCTCATCCTGTCTTTTATATTGCCATTGTATTTGAATATGACTGTGCCTTTTGTATTTGCCTTTACTGTGTTTTATCATGTAAATACATGTTTAAGATCATGTCTGAGCTATTGTTATTGTTTTCAGGCTGATGTGGACAACAGTGGGACCATTGATTATGGAGAATTTATTGCTGCCACAGTTCATCTTAATAAACTAGAACGCGAGGAGCACCTTGTTGCAGCATTTCAGTACTTTGACAAAGATGGAAGTGGCTATATAACAGTTGATGAACTCCAGCAAGCTTGTGCAGAACATAATATGACCGATGTTTTCCTTGAAGACATTATCAAGGAAGTTGATCAGGATAATGTAAGTCATGAATACTTGCAATGGAATTCTTTTATCTTCTAAAACAATAGAGCAGACCTGAAAAGGATGTTTCTTGATTACGGAATATTGTAGGCTTTGTTTAAGATTGTCAATTTTGCTTGTTATGATGACCAAATTTAAAGTTCTTAATCCATTGGTGCATTGAATTCGATCAGCATATGACTTCAATGAAGCCACCTTGTATATCGTTCATGGGTATACAACTATTGAGAGAAGTGGCAGTATTTCTTTGTAGTAGTTTCTACTAATTGGTTGGTAGTTGTGCTTGTAAACAAGcttgtttttctcctttttacaACTGTGCATTGAAGAAGGGAGAAATTTCAATAGTTGGGTCCCATATGGATATCTGATGTGGAAATATAGATATAAATTTAGCAaaataacttatcaaaaaaaaaaagataaaaatttagcAATATATATTAAACATGGCCCACTGGTAAGTGGATGCAGTACTTGGTATATGACATGTATGATATATTCAAACTGATGGGAGTTGGACATGCAGACTTGCTTAAGAGACCGTATTGAGCATGGATTATTCTGTTCTGTTCTGTATGTTAATTGAGCCTTACCACTTTACGGGATATGACTTATTTCAGGATGGAAGGATCGACTACAGTGAATTTGTTGCTATGATGCAAAAGGGCAATGCAGGGATTGGAAGAAGAACCATGCGAAACAGTCTGAATATGAGCATGAGAGATGCACCAGGAGCTTTTTAGCTAACACGTGTACAGGTATCTTAAAGTTTATATTCTCAACCATAACATATGCATTTTGGGTTGTGTGCCCTTTTTGTTTTAGTCAGGGGTGGGTGGATGAGACCGTGTTGGGTTTGGAGCACTTTGGGTTGTTTTGAGCTTGGCGGAGGCAGTCCTTAGAAATGTTAGAAGAGACGTTATTAATCTGAATTTGGAACATGTTAATGTAGCTACTGTTATTTAGGAGCATTTTTTTGTTGATACTTTCagaaacaaactttttttttttggtcaggATTGTGTTTTGGAGATTGTATTCACTGCATTGTCCAATGATTTGCTTGTTAGGCTGTTCATACAATTTTGGTTCTTGTTGGCAGGTTGGGTGGGCAGCTGAGCTAGAAAGGAGAATCGGCAATGACATCCACGCGATTTTTGGTTCCTCCCCAGCTTCTCAGAATCTTGGACATTTTACAGAAGTTTTGGGTTATGGAGGTTTAATTGTTGAGCATTCATCAGTCATGCCATTGTGATATTGTGTAACTTAAGGAAATGTTATAAACTTTGTAAACTTCCAGAGTGTCTAGTGTTACAGCTATTCATGTTGTTGTTAAGTTATTTTAAGGTTTCCAGCCTTTTTGTTTTTGCCTTAATATGCTACTTCCATATCTATATAAACAAGAATCCACATTGGGTTACAACTCTAAAACAGAGCAAAACAGAGTCTCATTTGCTATTATTACTATGGGTTGAAAATATCACAGCAGAATCTAATACAAACTAAACCAAACAGAATACATTTTCATTTCAACGGGCTGTAGTATAACAAGTTTTCTTTCTACTGGTAAACACTTGAAGCTGATTTGAGTGATGACGATCAATGGCTATGCACCCTCCACAGCTAAGCTTTCCCTTGCTACTGCAATTTCCTGAGGATGAAACAACAGTAGATTTCAAAACAAACACATCCTGGTCTCAAGAGAAGTACAATAATCTGCATATATGTTAACTTACCTTTAAGTTTGCATCCTTTGAGAAGATGCATCTTGATGTCATAGCATGACCACGATCTAACAGCCATCCTACCTCGCAACAAGTGTCTCCATCTTCTCTTTCGCTTACTGAACACCACAATTGCTTTGGGAGTAATATGAGATCGTCTCCATCCCTGGCTGACTTCTGTGTAATGCCTTCTACAAGTTCTTGAAAGACATTCTGGGGTACACCAAATAAGTTCAATAATAGAGTATCATACCAATGTATCAAATAGGGAAAAGAGGCAGTGGAATTTGGAAGACTTACAGTCTGAGAACTATGGAAGCTGGCAACAGAACTAGAGGCCTGCCAGACACCTACAACTTCTGAACTTTTCATGGCATCTGTAGAAGCAAATGCAGAATCGCGGATAGCACAACCACCCAGCTGCTCCCCATTCCTGAAGGGGCCATACCACTGCTCACAAAAAACTTGAATATTCTGAAGCACCATCCTTGTGTTATCTAAAAGAAGGACCTGAATAATCCTCACCCTTGACTCCTTATTTTGAGGATCAATCAAACAATGCTCCAACTCAAATAAGCCATCCTCCATTGGCCATAGAGCAACATAGCATCCAGTAGACTGATATGCAAAGGCTGCAAGGCTGTTATGAGAATCTCCAATGTTCCTCTCATCAATGCTATACCTAGTTGCAGCATCAGCCTCACATCCCACAGTGGGGAGTAGCTTTATCAATTTGTATGCAACAGTATGGTCCTCTGGTTCAGCAAGAGTTGGGCATTGAGTCTGCCAATCAAACACCTTAACTTCCCACTCCCTGTAAGCTTCAGGCACAACAAACTCAGGAAGTTCTATAGGTTTCCCTTCACTTGAGAAATCTGCTCCATATCCATCCCACTCACCAGACACATTTCTTGCAAATTCAGGCCATGcttgaacaaataaaaagatagcAACATCACCAAGAATGTCCTCATGGCAGAAAAAATAAACCCtagaaaaagtaaatgaaacTAGAATTTTGAACACCATGATTCAAGTTTGTATTAGTTGGGTTGAGTGCAAAATTCCCAACTTCTCCTGCATATTGATCGGTTCCTGCTGGGTTTTTGGTAGCAATATctcaaaagaaccatggttttTGATTTCTTTAAACAAAAAGTCTATCAGTTAGTTTCTTCTGTTAGGCTTTCTCTTGAACCAGAAAACACCCAGATACACAGAGGGAGAAAGGGAGCTTACAGCTGGTGGTGGCAGTGGAATCAAAGCTATTCTTATAGTCATCTACTTCAACAAAACTTGAGGCGGCCTTGGCAACTGGGGAGGCAGAGGGACAGATGGAAGTTGGAGAATAAGAGTGATGGGGGTGCTGAAAGAGAGATGGGAATCCAAGGGTGGTGAATTTGGAATGGATTTGAAGCtttgagaaagagagagttggAGGTCTCAGAGTTCTTCTGTTGTAATAGATGATGTTACTGGCAGAAACTGCcattgctgctgctgctgctgctgctgctctCTCCcttcctccctccctccctccctctgtCCACTCCCCACTCTTATCCTCAGTTTGGGAAAAGAGACTCTGATCAACAACACCTTCAatcaaaaaaccaaacaaaagggGGGATATTCCTTTGAGATGGGTTAGGTGCCACTGAATCCCCCCATGTGCAAACAACACGAACGGCCTTAATTTGACCAAAAAGATCATACACTATATCATCTCTAGATCTTTTTTAGAAAGCAAATCTTAGATTAAatctagaaaaatgaaatattattttcccaTCAACCCCGTTTATCCATTTAATGATTGATCGAATCacgttaaaattttatatacacCTTATACCTCATATataaattggttttatttttatgttcttttaccgacatattaatattaaaacttttaCTAATATAACAAACAATATAAGAACTTCTTTTATgactaaagaaaaattttaattaaatcattGGCTCAACCAACGAGCCTTAATTGCAAATTGTACACATTGGGTTGCGACCATGGTGGGATCCATGTGGCCCAAAGGCTTTTAGTCAAATGTCAATTCACAATCCAAGAATTAATTagccctttttttttggttcacaAAAGAAGGCCATGAGTCATAAGACTCACAACTCATAATTTCGTTTTATTTTATCCACCGACAGCTCTGTTGGCAGGAACCAAGAGGATGGTGTTGCCACCTTGCTCTGC includes the following:
- the LOC117911324 gene encoding calcium-dependent protein kinase 4 isoform X2; the protein is MNLKRDPETTMKDHCHHQSSPPFIFPFFVSLGQVFTDVVGSPYYVAPEVLCKHYGPEADVWTAGVILYILLSGVPPFWAETQQGIFDAVLKGFIDFESEPWPLISDSAKDLIRKMLCSRPADRLTAHEVLCHPWICENGVAPDRSLDPAVLSRLKQFSAMNKLKKMALRVIAESLSEEEIAGLREMFKAMDTDSSGAITFDELKAGLRRYGSTLKESEIRDLMDAADVDNSGTIDYGEFIAATVHLNKLEREEHLVAAFQYFDKDGSGYITVDELQQACAEHNMTDVFLEDIIKEVDQDNDGRIDYSEFVAMMQKGNAGIGRRTMRNSLNMSMRDAPGAF
- the LOC117911325 gene encoding uncharacterized protein LOC117911325, whose product is MAVSASNIIYYNRRTLRPPTLSFSKLQIHSKFTTLGFPSLFQHPHHSYSPTSICPSASPVAKAASSFVEVDDYKNSFDSTATTSSWPEFARNVSGEWDGYGADFSSEGKPIELPEFVVPEAYREWEVKVFDWQTQCPTLAEPEDHTVAYKLIKLLPTVGCEADAATRYSIDERNIGDSHNSLAAFAYQSTGCYVALWPMEDGLFELEHCLIDPQNKESRVRIIQVLLLDNTRMVLQNIQVFCEQWYGPFRNGEQLGGCAIRDSAFASTDAMKSSEVVGVWQASSSVASFHSSQTNVFQELVEGITQKSARDGDDLILLPKQLWCSVSEREDGDTCCEVGWLLDRGHAMTSRCIFSKDANLKEIAVARESLAVEGA